One Cryptomeria japonica chromosome 9, Sugi_1.0, whole genome shotgun sequence genomic window carries:
- the LOC131029784 gene encoding pentatricopeptide repeat-containing protein At4g02750-like produces MEIPLHIFNYCRPALSRMRFRMVKKSTPPSLTGDMHLLHAQLFHNKLINMYVKGGSLLDARKVFDHSEERDSVSWNTIIAAYQRHGNPQEAVTLFHQMQRTGLQTDQFTFASVLPACAKLGVLEQGYAQNGFLENALETFKQMQVAGYAQNAFVEKALETFKQMQLAGVKPDSSTFASILRACAKTGALEQGLVEEGCTYFNHMTNPYCITPTVDHYVCMVDLLARAGCLEDALNFIIKMPVKPVVDVWMCFLGSCRSHMNIGLGVFTAMLLFDLDPKNSATYVLLSNIYAEVGRWSEVQMLRRLMKDRGIKKIPGCSWIEGHKMVHAFCIGDRSHPDPRDICKVGESAWEM; encoded by the exons ATGGAGATTCCTCTACATATATTCAATTATTGCAGACCTGCACTGTCAAGAATGCGCTTTCGCATGGTTAAAAAATCCACTCCTCCATCCCTCACAGGCGATATGCATTTGCTACACGCACAACTTTTTCATAATAAACTTATTAACATGTATGTCAAGGGCGGAAGTTTGTTGGATGCTCGTAAAGTGTTTGACCACAGTGAAGAACGAGACAGCGTCTCATGGAATACAATAATTGCAGCATACCAGAGACATGGGAATCCTCAGGAGGCAGTCACACTGTTTCACCAAATGCAACGAACAGGTCTCCAAACGGACCAGTTCACATTTGCTAGCGTACTTCCAGCCTGTGCCAAATTGGGAGTTTTGGAACAGG gatatgcacaaaacggGTTTCTTGAAAATGCATTAGAAACTTTTAAGCAGATGCAagtggcag gatatgcacaaaatgcgtTTGTTGAAAAAGCTCtagaaacttttaagcaaatgcaattggctggtgtaaagccaGATTCCTCAACCTTTGCCAGCATACTCAGAGCCTGTGCCAAAacgggagctttggaacagg GTTTAGTGGAGGAGGGCTGTACGTACTTCAATCATATGACCAATCCGTATTGCATTACACCTACGGTTGATCATTATGTGTGCATGGTTGACCTTCTTGCCCGTGCTGGATGTCTTGAGGATGCCCTAAACTTTATAATTAAGATGCCAGTTAAACCTGTAGTGGATGTGTGGATGTGTTTTCTTGGTTCCTGCAGATCACATATGAATATAGGCTTAGGGGTATTTACAGCGATGCTGCTTTTTGATTTGGATCCTAAAAATTCTGCGACTTATGTTCTTCTCTCAAACATCTATGCAGAAGTGGGAAGGTGGAGTGAAGTTCAAATGTTAAGGAGATTGATGAAAGATAGAGGAATTAAAAAGATACCAggatgtagttggattgaaggCCATAAAATGGTACATGCTTTTTGCATAGGAGACAGATCACACCCTGACCCAAGAGATATATGCAAAGTTGGAGAAAGTGCTTGGGAAATGTAG